One Mya arenaria isolate MELC-2E11 chromosome 5, ASM2691426v1 genomic window carries:
- the LOC128233759 gene encoding uncharacterized protein LOC128233759 has product MDSCGVFKCTDISEHQDSVILTVIHFKADNSSLHITEPSLASDGNITVITDCLFPNSVSVKWSTVKDGEVIADIESSTYSVEHCSTSCSGSPAVKIQTFIVHNETKGKSITVSYNLVIQHMDVKEPIIWTSEQRYKIIDTDEQTPSETKLSAGAIAGIVIGVIALLALLGGAAIFIWFKRR; this is encoded by the exons ATGGATTCCTGTGGAGTATTCAAGTGTACGGATATATCTGAACACCAGGATAGCGTGATATTAACAGTTATAC ACTTCAAAGCAGACAATTCTTCTCTCCACATAACGGAACCAAGTTTGGCTTCGGATGGAAATATAACCGTTATAACAGATTGTTTGTTTCCTAACAGTGTATCTGTTAAATGGTCAACAGTCAAG GACGGTGAAGTTATAGCCGATATCGAATCATCAACTTATAGTGTAGAACATTGTTCCACCAGCTGCTCAGGGTCACCTGCggttaaaattcaaacatttatagttCACAACGAAACCAAAGGGAAGTCAATAACTGTTTCATATAACCTTGTTATACAGCATATGGACGTAAAGGAACCAATAATCTGGACCTCAGAGCAAAGATACAAAATCATAG ATACGGATGAACAGACGCCATCAG aAACAAAGTTAAGTGCTGGAGCAATTGCTGGTATAGTGATTGGTGTTATCGCTCTATTAGCTCTGTTAGGAGGTGCCGCAATCTTTATATGGTTTAA ACGACGATAG